From Bacillus sp. FSL K6-3431, the proteins below share one genomic window:
- a CDS encoding aldo/keto reductase, which yields MKYRKLSSTGLNVSVLSYGASSLGSVFRDINEEEGIKTVHEAVDGGINLIDVSPYYGLTKAETVLGKALKEIPRDKYLLSSKAGRYGENEFDFSKQSILDSVENSLERLHTDYLDFLFLHDIEFGSFEEVMEEGIPALLQLKEQGKIRYFGVSGLPLSIFENVLEQIDLDVILSYCHYSLNDQSLLGLIPLLEEKKVGLLNASPLSMGLLGTRGVPAWHPADEQIKSVCQQALAHCEKKGENLSKLAIQYAVSNERIPTTLVSSASIENIQNNIKWVNEPMNEELLKEVLDILAPIHNKTW from the coding sequence ATGAAATATCGAAAACTAAGTAGCACTGGCCTGAATGTATCTGTATTAAGCTATGGTGCTTCTTCCTTAGGTTCCGTTTTTAGGGATATTAATGAGGAGGAAGGAATAAAAACTGTTCATGAAGCGGTAGACGGTGGGATAAATTTAATTGATGTGTCCCCTTATTATGGGTTAACGAAAGCTGAAACGGTGCTCGGAAAAGCTTTGAAGGAAATACCGAGAGACAAGTATTTACTATCCTCCAAGGCTGGTCGTTACGGTGAGAATGAATTTGATTTCTCTAAGCAGAGTATTTTAGATAGTGTGGAAAATAGTTTAGAACGGCTTCATACCGATTATTTAGATTTTCTATTCCTACATGATATTGAGTTTGGCTCCTTTGAGGAAGTGATGGAGGAAGGAATCCCAGCATTACTTCAATTAAAAGAACAAGGTAAAATTCGCTATTTTGGCGTATCCGGATTGCCACTTTCTATTTTCGAAAATGTCCTTGAACAGATAGACCTAGATGTCATTCTTTCGTATTGTCATTATTCATTAAATGACCAGTCCCTACTGGGGCTTATTCCACTTTTAGAAGAAAAGAAAGTTGGTTTACTCAATGCATCACCACTATCGATGGGCTTACTTGGCACAAGAGGTGTACCAGCTTGGCATCCTGCTGATGAACAAATAAAAAGCGTTTGCCAGCAAGCATTAGCGCATTGTGAAAAGAAAGGTGAAAACCTCTCGAAATTAGCGATTCAATATGCTGTTAGTAATGAGCGAATACCGACTACTTTAGTGAGCTCGGCTAGTATTGAAAACATTCAAAATAATATTAAATGGGTAAATGAGCCAATGAATGAGGAGTTATTAAAAGAAGTATTGGACATC
- a CDS encoding AraC family transcriptional regulator → MKPVRKHFNHESSFPFYLVYKDRKSPQLELPDHMHEWNEIIFVYSGKGTIFIDQTFYDIEKGDVIIIPTDTIHRVIPEKTNLISSTAIFFCSSLIQHASIGDSFTYSQIFEEAKKRKSYKHNFSPQHFTKLDEYIDQLMYEERSLDADKQNAVLLWLHLILLTLNRKSLSKSLVEHTQSRYGPKWMKETLTYINQNISDELNLHFLSKRASVSEAHFSRVFKQLVGMNASHYITIKRINLAKDWLLNHEIKISTIANQCGYNSMPHFYRTFKKQTSMTPSEFRKRSAH, encoded by the coding sequence ATGAAACCGGTTCGTAAGCATTTTAATCATGAAAGTTCATTTCCGTTTTACCTAGTTTATAAAGATAGAAAAAGCCCCCAGCTTGAGCTTCCAGATCATATGCATGAATGGAACGAGATTATCTTTGTTTATAGCGGTAAAGGAACCATTTTTATTGATCAAACATTTTATGACATAGAAAAAGGCGATGTAATCATTATCCCGACGGATACGATTCATCGTGTTATTCCTGAGAAAACAAATCTTATTTCATCAACAGCTATCTTTTTTTGCTCGTCATTAATTCAGCATGCCTCCATTGGAGATTCTTTTACATATTCACAGATTTTCGAAGAAGCAAAAAAAAGGAAAAGTTATAAACATAATTTCTCTCCGCAACATTTCACTAAGTTGGATGAATATATTGATCAATTAATGTATGAGGAACGTTCACTAGACGCAGATAAACAAAATGCGGTATTACTTTGGTTACATCTAATTTTACTAACATTGAACCGAAAATCACTATCAAAAAGCCTAGTCGAACATACACAGTCGAGATATGGACCAAAATGGATGAAGGAAACTCTAACATATATCAATCAAAATATAAGTGATGAGTTAAACTTACATTTTCTATCAAAGCGTGCATCTGTATCCGAAGCTCATTTTAGTCGTGTTTTCAAACAATTAGTAGGAATGAATGCTTCCCATTACATTACAATAAAAAGGATTAATCTTGCAAAAGACTGGTTATTGAATCATGAAATAAAAATATCCACAATTGCTAATCAATGTGGATATAATAGTATGCCGCATTTTTATCGAACGTTTAAAAAACAAACTTCCATGACTCCCTCCGAATTCAGAAAGCGTTCGGCACACTAG